In Halorhabdus tiamatea SARL4B, a genomic segment contains:
- a CDS encoding methionine synthase produces MSDTREQFRPTDHDTDHFLLTTVVGSYPKPEWHDHARDLHEAEDTGFDDEDWEEAKDDASRLITREHERAGMDVVTDGEMRRNEMVEYFAHRIDGYEFNGRVKVWGHNYFDKPSVVDPVEYGESWLVEEFEFIDEVADAPVKVPITGPYTLASWSFNEAYDSEAELAYDLADLVNEEIEALVEAGARYIQIDEPALATTPDDHAIVGEALEHIVEDVPDDVRLGLHVCYGDYSRIYPEILDFPVEEFDLELANGDFEQIDVFKEPEFTKDLALGVVDVHDAEVESVEEIKDNIKKGLEVVPPERLTVSPDCGLKLLPREVAYEKMDNLTTAAREVEAELDAGEIDVPASE; encoded by the coding sequence ATGAGCGATACACGCGAACAGTTCCGACCGACGGATCACGACACCGACCACTTCCTGCTGACGACCGTCGTCGGCTCCTATCCGAAACCGGAGTGGCACGATCACGCCCGCGACCTGCACGAAGCCGAAGACACTGGATTCGACGACGAGGACTGGGAAGAGGCCAAAGACGACGCCTCACGGCTCATCACCCGGGAACACGAACGCGCGGGGATGGACGTCGTCACCGACGGCGAGATGCGGCGCAACGAGATGGTCGAGTACTTCGCCCACCGGATCGACGGCTACGAGTTCAACGGCCGCGTGAAGGTCTGGGGACACAACTACTTCGACAAGCCAAGCGTCGTCGACCCCGTCGAGTACGGCGAGTCCTGGCTCGTCGAGGAGTTCGAGTTCATCGACGAGGTCGCTGACGCGCCGGTGAAAGTTCCGATCACCGGACCCTATACCCTCGCGTCCTGGAGTTTCAACGAGGCCTACGACTCTGAGGCCGAACTCGCCTACGACCTCGCGGACCTCGTCAACGAGGAGATTGAGGCCTTGGTCGAGGCCGGGGCCCGGTACATCCAGATCGACGAACCCGCCCTGGCGACGACGCCCGACGACCACGCCATCGTGGGAGAAGCGCTTGAACACATCGTTGAAGACGTACCCGACGACGTTCGCCTCGGACTACACGTCTGTTACGGTGACTACTCCCGGATCTACCCTGAGATTCTGGATTTCCCCGTCGAGGAGTTCGACCTCGAACTCGCCAACGGTGACTTCGAACAGATCGACGTGTTCAAAGAACCCGAATTCACCAAGGACCTCGCGCTCGGCGTCGTCGACGTCCACGACGCCGAGGTCGAGTCCGTCGAAGAGATCAAAGACAACATCAAGAAGGGCCTGGAGGTCGTCCCGCCCGAGCGACTGACTGTCTCGCCCGACTGCGGACTGAAGCTCCTCCCGCGAGAGGTCGCCTACGAGAAGATGGACAACCTCACGACCGCCGCACGCGAGGTCGAGGCCGAACTCGACGCCGGCGAGATCGACGTGCCGGCCAGCGAATAA
- a CDS encoding NUDIX hydrolase codes for METTRHFVATVYVVHDGETALHDHEKLDMWLPPGGHIDRDELPHVAAKRETREELGLDVDLFAPQENISSSTVESIPQPQHFLLEDINVHDGQVGHQHVDFIFYGELEGRELDPADGEAPADAWEWFSPADLQAASDRLPRDVIEIGERAIEAFEKD; via the coding sequence ATGGAGACGACGCGTCATTTCGTCGCGACGGTGTACGTCGTCCACGACGGCGAGACGGCACTACACGACCACGAGAAATTGGACATGTGGCTCCCGCCCGGCGGTCACATCGACCGCGACGAACTCCCCCACGTCGCAGCGAAACGAGAGACGAGAGAGGAACTCGGCCTCGACGTCGATCTTTTTGCACCACAAGAGAACATCTCATCGTCGACGGTCGAGAGTATCCCACAGCCCCAGCACTTCTTGCTCGAAGACATCAACGTCCACGATGGCCAAGTCGGTCACCAGCACGTCGATTTCATCTTCTACGGCGAACTGGAGGGTCGAGAACTCGATCCCGCGGACGGCGAAGCGCCCGCCGACGCCTGGGAGTGGTTCTCGCCGGCCGACCTCCAAGCGGCGAGCGACCGACTTCCGCGTGACGTCATCGAAATCGGGGAGCGGGCGATCGAAGCGTTCGAGAAAGACTGA
- a CDS encoding transcription initiation factor IIB, giving the protein MSDTTLRSHERTNQRETTTEEETETHVCPECGGDLVTDSERGETVCAECGLVVEEDEIDPGPEWRAFDAKEKDQKSRVGAPTTNMMHDKGLSTNIGWQNKDAYGNSLSSRQREKMQRLRTWNERFRTRDSKERNLKQALGEIDRMASALGLPENVRETASVIYRRALDENLLPGRSIEGVSTASLYAAARQAGNPRSLDEIDNVSRVEKDEVARTYRYVVRELNLEVKPADPTSYVPRFASDLDLSEEAERHARDLLENAKREGVHSGKSPVGLAAAAIYAASLLANEKVTQNEVSEVANISEVTIRNRYHELLEAKQDIRTA; this is encoded by the coding sequence ATGTCAGATACCACCCTCAGAAGCCACGAGCGAACGAATCAGCGAGAGACTACCACCGAGGAAGAGACAGAGACCCACGTCTGTCCGGAGTGTGGTGGCGACCTGGTAACGGACTCGGAACGCGGAGAGACCGTCTGTGCGGAGTGTGGGCTCGTCGTCGAGGAGGACGAGATCGATCCGGGTCCGGAATGGCGCGCCTTCGACGCCAAGGAGAAAGACCAGAAGTCCCGTGTCGGTGCACCGACGACGAACATGATGCACGACAAGGGCCTCTCGACGAACATCGGCTGGCAGAACAAGGACGCCTACGGAAACTCGCTGTCCAGCCGTCAGCGCGAGAAGATGCAGCGCCTCCGGACCTGGAACGAGCGTTTCCGCACGCGCGATTCGAAGGAACGCAACCTCAAGCAGGCCTTAGGCGAGATCGACCGGATGGCCTCGGCGCTGGGACTCCCCGAGAACGTCCGTGAGACTGCAAGCGTCATCTACCGGCGAGCACTCGACGAGAACCTCCTGCCGGGGCGCTCCATCGAAGGTGTCTCGACCGCATCGCTGTATGCGGCCGCCCGCCAGGCCGGCAATCCCCGTAGCTTAGACGAGATTGACAACGTCTCCCGCGTCGAGAAAGACGAGGTCGCCCGGACGTACCGCTACGTCGTCCGCGAGCTCAACCTCGAAGTCAAGCCGGCCGATCCGACGAGTTACGTCCCGCGGTTCGCCTCAGACCTCGATCTGAGCGAGGAAGCCGAACGCCACGCCCGCGACCTGCTCGAGAACGCAAAGCGGGAGGGCGTCCACTCAGGAAAGAGCCCGGTCGGCCTCGCCGCTGCGGCGATCTACGCCGCCTCGCTGCTGGCAAACGAGAAAGTGACCCAGAACGAGGTCAGCGAGGTCGCGAACATCTCCGAGGTCACAATCCGCAACCGGTATCACGAACTCTTGGAAGCAAAGCAGGACATCCGGACGGCCTGA
- the gatC gene encoding Asp-tRNA(Asn)/Glu-tRNA(Gln) amidotransferase subunit GatC, translating into MSESAVDPDEVAHVAELARVNLDPGERERFTEQFADILASFETLDEVPEVDPETELTNVMRPDEVEASLGQDEALENAPESEDGFFKGPRVS; encoded by the coding sequence ATGAGCGAATCGGCCGTCGACCCCGACGAGGTCGCACACGTCGCGGAACTCGCGAGGGTGAATTTAGATCCCGGCGAGCGCGAGCGCTTCACCGAGCAGTTCGCCGACATCCTCGCCTCGTTCGAGACGCTCGACGAGGTTCCCGAAGTCGACCCCGAAACCGAGTTGACCAACGTCATGCGTCCCGACGAGGTCGAGGCGAGTCTCGGCCAGGACGAAGCACTCGAGAACGCCCCGGAAAGCGAGGACGGGTTCTTCAAGGGCCCACGCGTCTCATGA